The Gossypium hirsutum isolate 1008001.06 chromosome A03, Gossypium_hirsutum_v2.1, whole genome shotgun sequence genome contains the following window.
CGAGATTCCCCAGGTTGTAATGCTCCTAAGCTAAGAATTCCAGTAAGCTTAACTTCAGCTTCAATCTTTCCATCCTGTAGTGACCAATAATAAAGGTCAAGAAAATCTTCAAAAGGCATACAAAGGTATAACAACATTGAAGTTTGCAGCAAAGCTAAAATTCATTATGAAAATTCCCTGAATGCACCTTGAGAAATTCTAAACATTTTCAACAGTGATCTGTTtataaacataaattatatttcCTTGCTGGCATCACAATTTAGAATATGTGGAGATGGAAATAGACTTGCCTGATAAAAGTGCCAGTAAAATCCATACTCATAGTTAGCAACAGTGCATATGAATGACACTGTTAGCCTTCTAGACCTTCGGACTTCTGCCAAACCTGTTCTCCAATCTTGATGCTTCCATAAAATCCCATGATCCTCTTCATGCAAACAGACACAATTTTCAATCGTTTCAACACCTCCAGTGAAATTTGTAAAGTGAGCATCGAAGTATTTGATATAGCCGAGACAATCACATCCCTGTAACAGCATTTTTGTGTAGAACAAACTTTAACTGCAGTTGAAAAACAGCACTAgataaactaaaatttataatataaagaGTAGGCAGGATAATGGGCAAACCTTCTTGAGAGAATGAGCATTTTTACCAAGGCCATCTTCCCCAGCATCGAAAGCATTCTTTCGGTAATGTGGATCATTTGGATCCCCGTATGGCACAACCATCTCCACAAAACTCAACCTATGAGCAACAGGCCTTCGACCTCGACTACCATCAACATAAGCAACTGAGTATATAACCAAACCCTCCTTTGGGGTGAAACCAAGACGgaaattccactatcaacaatAGACAAGAAAGGAGAACATTCATATGAGCTTCTGAATTTAGCAAAAAGTATAATCAATTGAAAAATGCAGACCTACCTTCTGCCACTCAACGAAACATCCATTAACACGAAAGCTTGGACCTTCAGGCTGAACAATCTGCAAGGGTTTCACATCACTACGATCAACACCACCCCTTGTTTCTCCAGAAGTATAGTTCCTCAAAGGATCAGCCGGAGGTAAAGGAACAAATTTACGGTCCTCAAACTCAATCACCTTCATCTTTTGCATATCAACAAGTACATAAATCCCCTCAACTGGGCGAGCATAGCCATTTTCCATGGGGCAGTCACTTTCAGTTCTACAGAATATAAGTGGTTTAGCAAGTCTTCTGCTTGGAGAATCAGCATCACTATGATAACCAACAAACCTGTTGAAAATggatttaaaacccaaatgtatAAGCACCAGAACATGACACAGATAAAAAAGGCAAACATTTTATATACAATCAAGATGTGGATTTAACAAACCAGGGATCAACCATCACAAGGTCCATGTCCTCAATACCCCTCTTCTTCATTGCTTCTCGGAATGGAGGAAAGTCTTTTACAACAGCTTCACATTCAGCATATTCCATAGCATCCTGAAAGGAATTCAAAActgagaaataaaatatgaattggtAGTTCAACTTAACCTAACCTTTGCACTTGGACTGGGAGAGGGGTCAGATTATAAGCATTTGTCCCAAACAGGTACGTTCAATTTAaggtaaagtttttaaatatttctgaAAGGCCAAACATCCATACACATGTAAGTAGGAGAATTCAAGGGATATAAAGAGTCTTAAACAACATAACACTTAACTGCAATAAGTCTAGAATTCTAAAATCTAGCAAACGGGAAAAACATAAAGTACAACTGTCCATGCAATGAGACTTACCATAGGAGGCTGAACATCTGGTACAACTTGAGATGATATTACTTTTCCCCTGTGGTGCCCTCCTCGAGTTACTGCATGTACTTCAGATAACTCAACAATCCATATACTTGTTTCATTGGACTTCTTGTTATAGACAACCAATCTAGCTCGCCTGAGAGGGAGCTTGGTAGATATCACTGGGCCATTTTTGGTCCTGGGAAGTAATGAGGGTTGGAAAGGTGGGAAGAAATAAGCATCTGCCAGAGCAACAACATGCTTGTCTGGCTCCAAAAGAACCACTTCAACGAAGCGCATGCTATCTCTTAcctggaaaaagaaaaataagaatattaCTTAGCTCAACATTTTAAACAACATAGAAACATCAAAAATCTTAAGCACAATGGTTTGGAAATGATATAATGGAGGACAACAAAATAAaggcattatataaaaatttgcAACCTCAGGAGTGGCACCAGCAGCTCTGACTGTAGCAACTGCAACAGAGATCTCAGCAGCAGATAAAGGGTCCAAAGGATGACTGGTTTGAGGCCTTGTCAAGATTTGGATGCCTGCACAATCAACCAAACAATCTTATtgaacattatagagagaaaaatccTTGTCGACATCAGAGTGCTAAATAACTAAATACCAGCATAACTCTCAAACACGTTCGGTTAAACACAAAACTGTTGCAGTTATTCACTTGGATGTTTTTTAGGAAAAAGAAATCGGTCAACAAGCAGCagagcaaataaaaataaaaggtcaAAGTGAAGCATTAAGTAATGAATTGATCGTCCTTTCTCGAAATAAATCTTACACTTTCAAGATTCTTCCAATATAACTAtaaaagatagataaataaaagaaagaaatatacATGCATTTGGTACAAACTAAACCGCAgttaattcctttttcttttttcttttttttttccaaaaagaatatatatatcgAAGTCTGAAACTGTAGTTCATGATATTCGTGGATGATTAATGCACGAGGAACGAtgcagaaaataaaaaaaagtccgAAAAACATGAgatgatagaaaaagaaataCATAGCAACATGTAAAACggctaggatctaaattgagGATCATCTGAAACACCAACACATTTCTTACAACAACGAAAGAGACAGGGAGAGAGAGAGATGCCTTTGGTGGAAGTGTCAGGAAGAGAATCAACGGGGCGAATCAAGGACGCCATGGCAGCTTTGGTGGCGCTGCTATCGTCGCGGCGATCCGTAGAACCGAGGGTCCACTCGTGCAGCAGATTGGAGGCGGAGGCGGAGGCAGATGAAGAAGCAGGAGGCGCGGCGGAAACAACAGAGTGCGATGCGCAACATGAAGaaggggaagaagatgaagaagaaagaagcGTCGTCTTTTTCTTAGCTGAGGCCATTGTAAAGGGTTTGCAAGCTCGCCAAATCCACCGCAGTAAGTCTCAATACAATCTACTGACATACAGCAAAACTTTCTCAGTTGACTCTCTCTGGCTCTCCCTCTCTCTTCTATCTATTTCTCCGTTGGAAAGAAGCTTcaagaaaatacaagaaaaattaaaagagaaaaaactGAAGCAGAAATAACCAAGGTCAGATCAAATAGTGGTGAGTTGAGTGGCAATAAACTCTAATTGTAACGACAAAGGAGCGTTTGCTCATCGGGAGAAAGAAATGTGAAGAGAAAAAGGAAACCAGAAccagaaacaaaacaaaaggaaaaaaggaaaaaaaaatcaatggtaGAGTTGGATAGACGGAGAAAAAGTTAAGGGAATAGAAGGGCTTTATATACTATTCTACTCCTATTCCTATATAAGAGAAAGTACAGAAACCCCGTGCATCCATCTCACTCTCAACTCACTCcctctatttttattgatttattggACGGGAGATCATAGGTGACccattttactctttttttcttAACGCCAGATAATAACAAAACTAAAACTGATGGTGGTAGATATGGGCCATAAGGTGATGGCCctacttttgttttatgtttttgtagGATTTTGGGTGGGGAGCTTATAATAATGATTTATAAGAGGGATCATTTTGAGTGGATAAGGGGTGATACATGCACTGATAGGAGGATCCTAATGTTAGCCTGATAAGGCCGTACAACTTCCTCTTATTTATTTATAAGGACTTAATTTCTCTATATTCACTTTTACTTGTGGGCTACGGCCCACGCCACTGCTTTCTTTACTTACTCTTATTTTACTTTTAGGATAAACTACCttcattcttttaaatttttttatcactctaattaagataattattcgAATTGATCACTATcgttaaaagttttattaatcTACTAACAGATTGTTGATgtgatattttttttacttttaacttaAGTTAGGGACCTCTACATAAttattccatttttttatttatttacaacgCGAAGATTTCAATAGTGACATCGTCATTTAAATGCTCTTTAAGAATAGGGAATCCAATTACAGCGAcgacaaattatgatcatgacccTACCCTTTCTGATGAGCCAATTTTCCAGTATAACACTATCGATCACCCTATAGCCATCAATGACCATGACAATATTGTTACTTCAAGTAAATTTATCTCTTTTACttccattttttttgtttgtttgataactatttttttttacaattttatatttggaaaattagATTTAACTGTTTCATATTTCTTTCTTTTAGAGGATTTAACTTTAAGAATTAGATGATGCTTTTTGAAATTCTGTTTCAAATTTTAtgaaatcaaatttaaacataaataaccaATATGTTATAGTGCTTTGGATAACTGTAGGAAGCGAATTTGAGTTTTGGTTCAAAGCAACTATCGCACAATTTATTTTTGGAGATTAGTTCTTCAATCCTCTGTAACATTTGTAATAGGTTTTCTTTTCCTAAATTGcggaaaaaatataattataaaataaaccaaaaaaaataagTAATCAAGAGTAGTTTTACTTGAAGTAACAATAGAGACAATGCCGTCATGATCATTGGTGGCAATAGGGTGACTAAGTGGTGTTATACTGACAAATGGACTCATCGAAAAGGGTGGGGCCATAGTTATGGTTCGCCGTCACCATCGTTGGATTCCCTCTTCTTATAGAGATTCAAATATTGATGATGCTACTATTGAAATCTTCatgttacaaataaataaataaaaatgttttaaattgattataaaGAGGTCCCTAGCTatagtcaaaagtaaaaaaaaatgtcacCTCAACAATCTGTTAGTGGATTAACGGAATTTTAATGACAGTGACCAATTCGagcaattattttaattagagtgactaattgacaaaacaaattaaaatgaccaaaatagaaatgacATTATTTTAAAGTAACCTGTGGTACAATTTACCCCTATTTCTATAATGGTATTAATCAAATAATATCACtcttaattgtttttattttttgaaatatccctacaaaacattaattaattggGCATTAAATAGAGGATTAAGATGTCACCATATgtccaatttatttatttatttatttcattttgtaaactTCGTTTAAAGACATTTGGCAATATTTTAACACCATTTGTGGAGTTATAAAGGCACTGtcagtatatcaaataattatccgtagacataataatataataattaaattgaagcTGTATTTTTATATTGGATGGTATGAGAggaagatatttttattttttcttatacaATACCTACTTTATCCAAAACTCTTAAAtcaaaggaaatgaaaagagtgCTTAAATCTAACTACAATGTAGAATCCAACCAATATAATTCACAACAAACGAAGAACTAGGCAAAAATTAGATTAATCTAAAAGAATCAAACAAAACCCACCTAAAGCACATGGTGGAAAGGAAACCCACACATTACAATTACAACAAAAATATTTACAAACCAATATTTAAACTCATGCAAAGCAcgaaacaatatttttttaataattttaacatcatatatattatattatattataaagtctttaaatttcaaatgtgTTCACACTATAAAAAGTTGACATAtgataatgaaagaaaataagcATTTGCGAAGGGGAAAATTCCAATATAAACACCTTcgcttttttattattatataatttagtagTCACAATAATTAACAATCTCTTCActaattaataattgaatttaagttagaaatgataaataaaaatagaatttcatgcaatctacaattataatatttatgatttaaaaataaaattgaaattttgtttatttaaatttagtctaatatcattaaaattaaacttatatattttttgatacaTAGTATCAATAAGGGTGGAAAAAGAGGAGAAGAGGTCGTTCACCCACGTCATGATCGAGAGTCGGAAAAGTCAAAGAATAGAGAGGAGAATGGAAAGCTAAGGCTATTAGGATTTGTAGAGAAGGAATGAGAGAGTCTTCTTTATATTGTGTTTTGGGGTATTTATACGTAGGTCATGGTTCTTGGGTGGTCT
Protein-coding sequences here:
- the LOC107886210 gene encoding copper methylamine oxidase; the encoded protein is MASAKKKTTLLSSSSSSPSSCCASHSVVSAAPPASSSASASASNLLHEWTLGSTDRRDDSSATKAAMASLIRPVDSLPDTSTKGIQILTRPQTSHPLDPLSAAEISVAVATVRAAGATPEVRDSMRFVEVVLLEPDKHVVALADAYFFPPFQPSLLPRTKNGPVISTKLPLRRARLVVYNKKSNETSIWIVELSEVHAVTRGGHHRGKVISSQVVPDVQPPMDAMEYAECEAVVKDFPPFREAMKKRGIEDMDLVMVDPWFVGYHSDADSPSRRLAKPLIFCRTESDCPMENGYARPVEGIYVLVDMQKMKVIEFEDRKFVPLPPADPLRNYTSGETRGGVDRSDVKPLQIVQPEGPSFRVNGCFVEWQKWNFRLGFTPKEGLVIYSVAYVDGSRGRRPVAHRLSFVEMVVPYGDPNDPHYRKNAFDAGEDGLGKNAHSLKKGCDCLGYIKYFDAHFTNFTGGVETIENCVCLHEEDHGILWKHQDWRTGLAEVRRSRRLTVSFICTVANYEYGFYWHFYQDGKIEAEVKLTGILSLGALQPGESRKYGTMIAPGLYAPVHQHFFVARMDMAIDCKPGEAFNQVVEVNAKVEEPGENNIHNNAFYAEETLLKTELQAMRDCNPLTARHWIVRNTRTVNRSGQLTGYKLVPGSNCLPLAGSEAKFLRRAAFLKHNLWVTQCAPNEMFPGGEFPNQNPRAGEGLATWVKQDRSLEETDIVLWYVFGITHVPRLEDWPVMPVERIGFMLMPHGFFNCSPAVDVPPNACELDTKDNDIKENVVPKSMQNGLMSKL